A window of the Longimicrobium sp. genome harbors these coding sequences:
- the rplO gene encoding 50S ribosomal protein L15, which translates to MADLSNMRRPEGSHRDTKRLGRGTGSGTGKTAGKGHKGSKARAGHHGPGGGKPGYEGGQMPIHRQQPKRGFTSLNRVEYQVVNLYQLETLEGEGPITPETLKDRGLIGHAGRPVKVLGTGDLTRKVEITAHKFSQSARDKIAALGGTVQEIG; encoded by the coding sequence ATGGCTGACCTCAGCAACATGCGCCGGCCCGAAGGGTCGCACCGCGACACCAAGCGGCTGGGCCGCGGCACCGGGTCCGGCACCGGCAAGACGGCGGGCAAGGGGCACAAGGGCTCCAAGGCGCGCGCCGGCCACCACGGCCCCGGCGGCGGCAAGCCCGGGTACGAGGGCGGCCAGATGCCCATCCACCGCCAGCAGCCCAAGCGCGGGTTCACCAGCCTGAACCGCGTGGAGTACCAGGTGGTGAACCTGTACCAGCTGGAAACGCTCGAGGGCGAGGGGCCCATCACCCCCGAGACCCTGAAGGACCGCGGCCTGATCGGGCACGCCGGCCGCCCGGTGAAGGTGCTGGGAACGGGCGACCTGACCCGCAAGGTCGAGATCACGGCCCACAAGTTCAGCCAGTCGGCCCGCGACAAGATCGCGGCGCTGGGGGGAACCGTTCAGGAGATCGGCTGA